The Mesorhizobium sp. M3A.F.Ca.ET.080.04.2.1 genome contains the following window.
GCATCGATCTCGGACTTGAAGCCGGCCTCGCCATCGTCGTGCTCGCTATCGTGCTCGACCGCATGACCCGCATCGGCGTTGGAGGCAAGAAATGACCGTCGCCGTTGATTTCAAGAATGTCGATATCGTCTTCGGCGCCGACCAGGCTGGGTCGCTGGCGCTGATCGATCAAGGGGCCAGCCGCGCCGAGATCCTCGAAAAGACCGGCAATGTGCTGGGCTGCGCGGGTGCAAGCCTCACCGTGCATGAAGGCGAGATCTCGGTGCTGATGGGCCTGTCGGGCTCCGGCAAGTCGACGCTGCTCCGGGCCGTCAATCGGCTCAATGTCGTGTCGCGCGGGCAGGTGCTGGTCAAGGACGGCGACCGCACCGTCGACGTCGTGACGTGCGACGAAGCGACGTTGCGGCGGTTGCGGCAGAAGCAGGTCGCGATGGTGTTCCAGCAGTTCGGTCTGCTGCCATGGCGCACCGTGGAGGAAAATGTCGGCTTCGGCCTCGAGCTTGCCGGCGTGCCGGAAGCCGAGCGCAAGGAGCGGGTCAGAAAGCAGCTTCAGCTCGTCAACCTCGACCAGTGGTCGAAGAAATACGCGCATGAGCTTTCGGGCGGCATGCAGCAGCGTGTCGGTCTTGCTCGGGCCTTCGCCACCGAGGCGCCGATCCTTTTGATGGACGAGCCGTTCTCGGCGCTCGATCCGCTGATCCGCACCAAGCTGCAGGACGAGCTTCTGCAGCTTCAGGCGGAGCTGAAGAAGACCATCATCTTCGTCAGCCACGACCTCGAGGAGGCGCTGAAGATCGGCAGCCACATCACAATCATGGAGGGCGGTCGGATCGTCCAGACCGGTGCGCCCGAAGACATCGTGCTCAGGCCCGCCAACGACTACGTCCGGGACTTCATCGCCAATGTGAATCCGCTTTCGGTGCTGACAGCTTGGAACGTGATGCGCGACCGGCGGGATCTCGAACAAGGCGAGAATGGCTGGGTGTGGCTCGACCGCCGCAAGACGACGCGCTTCAAGATCGATGAGCATGGGCTGGTGACGGCGGCCGAACGCCACGGAAAGCCTGCGGTTTGGGTGTCCTGCGCCGATGTCGAGAGGCAGCCGGACGAAGGCGGTCAAGTGTTCTGGGCCAATCCCGGCACGTCTCTGAAGACGGTGATGCTGGCCATGCACCGGTCGCAGACAGCGCCGGTGGCGCTGTTCGACGAGCAGTCGCGCTTCGTCGGCGCGATCGGCGTCCGGGACGTGCTGAGCGCGGTCTTACGGCGCTAGAAAGCGCGTCGTGCCGAGCGGAGTGAGGCGACGCGCGTTGGTGCTTGCATGTCGCCAGAACCGCTGCACACTTGTGGGCGACTGCATGAAGCCTCAGCCTTTAGGCCTAGCATGGGGTGTTCCGCTGGCGGGCATCCCATGCTTGTCTTATGCTGCCGGGGAGCCGATCTAGGCCGGCAGCCGCAAGGGGGCGTGGATGATCTTCCGTCAGCTCTTCGATTCCGTTTCGGGCACCTATTCCTACCTGCTCGCCAGCCGCCGCGGCGGCGAGGCGCTGATCATCGATCCGGTGCTGGAAAAGGTCGAGCGCTACCTGCAACTGGTCAACGAGCTCGATCTCAGGCTGGTCAAGGCGGTGGACACGCATCTCCATGCCGATCACATCACCGGTCTCGGCGCGTTGCGCGACAAG
Protein-coding sequences here:
- the choV gene encoding choline ABC transporter ATP-binding protein, with translation MTVAVDFKNVDIVFGADQAGSLALIDQGASRAEILEKTGNVLGCAGASLTVHEGEISVLMGLSGSGKSTLLRAVNRLNVVSRGQVLVKDGDRTVDVVTCDEATLRRLRQKQVAMVFQQFGLLPWRTVEENVGFGLELAGVPEAERKERVRKQLQLVNLDQWSKKYAHELSGGMQQRVGLARAFATEAPILLMDEPFSALDPLIRTKLQDELLQLQAELKKTIIFVSHDLEEALKIGSHITIMEGGRIVQTGAPEDIVLRPANDYVRDFIANVNPLSVLTAWNVMRDRRDLEQGENGWVWLDRRKTTRFKIDEHGLVTAAERHGKPAVWVSCADVERQPDEGGQVFWANPGTSLKTVMLAMHRSQTAPVALFDEQSRFVGAIGVRDVLSAVLRR